ATTTGGTCCTGGTGGCCCCTTTGGTTTTGGTTCGTTCCATGATAAGTGGAAGAATCAGAAGAAGAAATCTGAATCAACCAACAAAAGTGATCCATCTTCTAAGGTAGATGcacattctttaccattcaagttAACTTTTTACCACAAAAGGAATATTTTGAATCCAAACAGGGTTCGGAATTTTTTGCTTGTTTGACTGCTGTTTTCTAGTAGCTCTATCTACAAGAGTCTTTTCCGGCTGAGTGTATAACTTCTCAATTTAACTGGAAATGGCTTATTTGTGTGCTCAATGACAAAATGTACCAACAGACATTTATCAACTGCTCATCAAAATTGAAAACTTTATTCTTCATGTTCAATTTGAACTGATtattttctcattttctaattttgctttttttttttctgatattTCAGAAAGGAAATACCTCAAAACATGGGTCACTGGGAAATGAGTGGTTAGAAACAGGGAACTGTCCAATTGCAAAGTCTTATAGAGCTATTAGTCATGTACTCCCGCTTGTGGCATCAACTCTTCAACCGCCGCCTGGTGTGACGCTTAGATGTCCACCTGCTGTAGTTGCGGCACGGGCTGCCCTTGCACGGACTGCCCTGGTTAAAACCTTGCGACCTCGGCCACTACCTGCGAAGATGTTTGTCATTGCAATCTTGGGCATGGCAGTAAATGTGCCTTTAGGCGTGTGGAAGGAACATACTAAGAAGTTTTCACTATCATGGTTTGCAGCAGTGCATGCAGCTGTGCCCTTCATAGCTATGCTTAGGAAGTCTGTTGTGATGCCTAAAACTGCTATGGCACTGACTATTGGAGCTTCCATCCTAGGGCAGGTTATTGGTTCTAGAGCTGAGAGGCACAGGCTTAAAGCAGTAGCTGCGAAGGATAGGGTAGCAGCAGAAACAATGATTGCTGCTGCAGTTGCAGGGTCTAGTTCAACCCAGGTTGGTAGCATTGCAGGTGTTCATTGTGGTACAGAAGAGATGACATGGGATCCGATGTGTATCAAGGCTGCTGGGCCCACTTCATCAAATAATGTGTGTTGCTAACATAATGTGTGTTGCTAACATCACAAGTTGTAACTAGAGAGTGAAATAAAACTTACATCCACCATCCATAGCTGGTGACGGCAAATCCTGCAGTTCAGTGTATACTTGCTGTGTATTCCTTGTGCTCTTTATATAACAAGATGTATTAATGATGATCCAACACAGTTGTGCACAGTGCGTTTTGTTcttgaaataaatatgttagtctttatgaaattttaatttctccagcagtgtaaatattatatttttgtgAAGTTTACTTAAATTTAGAAAAAGAATCCCCTCCTATTCTGCTGTTTACCATTAATGGTTTCTGTGGTTAGCATGAGATCATTGCAAGAATCCAATTGAGATTAAAGTTTCCTTTATAGTTACAGAATTGAGAACGCTAAGACAACGATTGCCATCTCAAGCGACTAATGGAAGTCACTAGGACAAAGGGAGAGcttagattttttttcttttttttttttgtcgacAAATAGAAACATTGGTCAATGATAAGAATAGGTAGCTGTTAAAATCATAACAATCTTATTCTTATATAGCCCACACACACGCACACTCTGTCTGATGTGAAATCTCGAAGGATTAGTTCCTGAGCATGCCCGACTCACTTGTGAACCTCAATCAGGACCATACCGGGACACTCAGCTTCTCCTATTTTCACTCAAGTGCCTTTCTTTTTTTGTTAATAGATAGAATACACGCATCAATAACAGTAATGGATCGCTATTAAAATCATGACAATTTTAATAAAGTTCTTATTCTTATATAATCTACATACTTCACATCCAATGTGAAATCTTGAAGGACCAAAGGAGAGCttagataatttaaaaaaaaaatggaaataaCAGACAAAAAGGAgggaaaaaaaactaaataagcCACTGTATTTTTAAGAGATAGTCAAATAAGTTCAAAATTAAGTTTTGGACTTAATAAGATTTTATACTTAATAAGATCAAGTAAGTCTACagcttttttttaataataaaaatattatttttttctaattttaaatattaaaaattatttattaattttaattaaaataaaatttaaaaaattaaaaaagaaaattgattaatattaaaatatttttttaatattttatttttaaaaattagaa
The Hevea brasiliensis isolate MT/VB/25A 57/8 chromosome 15, ASM3005281v1, whole genome shotgun sequence genome window above contains:
- the LOC110664591 gene encoding uncharacterized protein LOC110664591 produces the protein MDFLFKGVNEGASDCHFDEKTIQRCPFLRHINKPTSFSLFSVNFPSPERVAKGPIFEDGPNFDMAFKMFHGKDGVVPLSNKSDFHDDILEPDFTPQFNPLAANAATISLSAFGPGGPFGFGSFHDKWKNQKKKSESTNKSDPSSKKGNTSKHGSLGNEWLETGNCPIAKSYRAISHVLPLVASTLQPPPGVTLRCPPAVVAARAALARTALVKTLRPRPLPAKMFVIAILGMAVNVPLGVWKEHTKKFSLSWFAAVHAAVPFIAMLRKSVVMPKTAMALTIGASILGQVIGSRAERHRLKAVAAKDRVAAETMIAAAVAGSSSTQVGSIAGVHCGTEEMTWDPMCIKAAGPTSSNNVCC